The Epinephelus lanceolatus isolate andai-2023 chromosome 12, ASM4190304v1, whole genome shotgun sequence genome segment AGAGCGTTTGTTGTCAGAGCCCTAAAAGTATGCCCGAGGAAATCAGGTCAGCCAAGTCAGTGATCTCATTaaagtcccttcttaaaacatacttttatcagagagcctttcctgatttgacttgagttttaagttcatttaaacGCCCTTTTACTTCCTTAGTTTTTGTATAGCCTACCAAAGTTTTCTTATCAGGTCTTGTAAAGcattttgtaactctgttttgaaaagcgTATTACAGATAaagattatcattattattttaagtgttttgcATCAACTTGTAATTGCTAATTGTGGCCATATTGGCAACTTTAAAGCACCGTTTACATGTCTAATTTCCTTATATTCTAACAGAAGTTGAACTCTAAAGTAATCATAAAATCTGTGACACATCTTAAACAGGAAATACTCAATATATCTTATTACATTTCCTTATACTCCAATGTAGGTTATGCACCTGGCAGACGTCTCCTGGGGTTACAGCTCTCCAGGAAAGCAGCTGATGACACACATAGCAACAATCCGGGACACTTCCAGGACTCCACAGTCCGAAGGTAAACACACCTTGCCAAGTGTGTGCACAGCCACACAAACTTTACTACAAACAAATGTGCTGTCATGGAGGGCTTTGTATTTGACTGTTATAACACAAACTCTAATGGCGCACACTCCcttaaaacatacacacacaggcacacacttcTCTCTTAAagccatgtgcacacacacacacacacacacacacacacaccagtcctCCTCTTACCATCCTCCTCTTCAACCAGCACTCTCAGCTGATAGTATTGTCATGGAGGGAGATAAGCTGGCAGACTGCAGATAACATCACCACAGTTATGCAGATGAGCTATTCTTTTTTGTCATGCTCATGCGTCAGGGCCACAGCTGTGTTATGTGTAAAGCATAGTTGTATTATCCAGTCACATTAAGTGCGTGATAAATGTGTTTAGGAGACTTAGTAGGAGACACTGTGGCAAAGGGAAAGAGTTTGTGTGCGTTTTACAACAGACAAACCTGATTTGCATGTCTGTGGATGTGGGCTGTGTTTATCTTCcgttggtgtttgtgtgtgtggtgtctgtgtgtggggaGTTGTGTGTGCAAGCGCCTTTCTGGGCATTTCTAGGGGATGGAGTCAGAGCACCACAACATGAGCCTGCCCAGATTCAGGAAGGTATTTACATACTGTGTGCACCTGCCTTGTCCGTGaactgagacagagacacaggtgTTTTAGTCCTGCATGTAAAATACAAGAGAGCGAGAAGTAATCAAATCAGCTGAGCCTGCAACACCAGCCATTACAGTAACTGACTTTTAACTCTGCATTTACCAAGGTGGAGAGGACTGTCTTAAAtgtcttttatatttttgttgttgttgaaattatattaacaacagtaacagtaatAAGTATTTACTCCCATAACCCCAGCAATATTGAAGTGTCACATACAGTATGGTTACAAAGAGCAGTTTCTGCCAGGCATGTCGGGCCTGGGGTCATGTTTTTCCTGTGATCCAGCCTCATTTGCATAtctgtgtgcacatgcacaagtgtgtgtgcgagagacaGGGTGATGGGAACTGAGTGCCCTTGTTATTTTATCAAGGAAATAAATTGTCAGGACCCAGTGAAGCAAAATCTTTCCTGTTAATTGCCGGACAAATGAGGTGGGAGTGGTAACGCTGTGTTTCCAACCGTCTGTTGGAGCCCGATGAGCTGTAAACTGCAGAGGGCTGTTTAAGTCCAGTTGGTCTGGCTGTGCTGTGTTGGTGCCAGGTTTATGACCCAAGATAACTTCCCTTGACTAATTTCCTCACAAACTGATagtcaaaaataatattaactttatatttaatgcttcatgtcatcatttaagTGCAATACATGCAATAGTATGCATTAATACAATGTTTAACGCTTTTAGCAATTCAGTTAGAGGTTTGAGATAGGAATGATGTCACACCCAAGTTGACCATGTTCCGGTAAAACAAGTCGGGAAATCAAGATGATGTTAGCAATAACAGTTcaagccaggctagctgttatTTGCAAtaccagttaaaaacaaacattacactgtacaaacactgaaccagcatgtcCACAGATAGATGTTGGACAGGACTGTGTGTATGGCTGTTTAagttagacacaaaaaagacagtAGTGCAAGTAAACAGCATGTCACTACAACTTTCACCACTGTTAATGCACAGAGCAGCCATGTTAGATTTTGAGGTCAGCGTTGGTGAGGTTCCTCCGACTTCAGGAGGCGTTCCAGTTGAAGTTTTCGACTGGAAACTGGGAAATTCCGACTTTCCAGTACAAATGGAACACACCATTAGAGCttggagctaaatgctaacatcataCAAACATGTTTAGAATGACAAAGCTAACATGCTGATTTTTAGCACATATAATCTTTGCtttgttcaccatcttagtttagcatattagcatgctaagatttgctaattagcactaatcaagactattcaagagaaggctgagacacggggtcaaacatggggggattgcacatgcgcagtgtaacttgagctgcgatgctggagggtgacagcaggggcgctagataaaaagcgcaggatccgctcaggcgatcaaggagtgcggtctgcttggacttttggacagcggctgcctgaagttgttggaattgcatctctgtcattctcacccacaacgcaggccaccagtgacagtccaataataagctgtgaaaatggCATGCATGCACATCCCCCTTATTCCGCGGTCTCATGCCATCtactgagcctttgaggaagtgtgagaccagattttactgcgcatgtgcaatccccccatgtttgaccccgtgtctcagccttctcttgaatagccttgatcaaagtacagctgaggccgATGGGAATGTCACCAGTTTTGCAAGTATTAGTCATAGATCAAGGTACTGATAACGATGATGGCGCTAGAGGAAAAAGTAGCCAAAGTTACTACAGTTTGTCCTGAAGGAGGCGTAAATGTTTGTACCAGATTTAATGACCATACATAACTTGAATGGTGGCTTGTCTTTAAATAATGAGATACTCTGCTGTAGCTAATATAATATCAGAACAATTCTCAAATTAAAATACCATGGAAATGGACTTTCTATTTAGTTAACGGTccagtgtgtgtatatttatatctacatacagagcaggtcctcttcaaCTGAGTCCACCatgatgtttctacagtagcccagaatggacaaaccaaacactagctctagatGGGGACTTTTGTTTTTTCGAGTCGGCCACcttagttctcctacacgcttggcacttgggagaagtttcagttggttgcaatctgcaacctcaacacaagatgccgctaaatcctgcacactcaACCTTTAATCATTTAGTCAGCACAATAACTTTTGAGAAAGGGATTGTATGGGTGTTTCCAGTATGCACAAATTTTTACAGTGAGattttctttaattaaaaaaaaaacaaaacaaaatggactAAACTGTCAATTTTCTCTACATTTCACATACGCTGTATAACCATCCAGCATCCATCTAACATTTTAAAACTCACAGATTTCTTCCTTTTATTTTCCCAAAAGTGAAATCCTTTAATTTCTTTTGTTATGTTTCCCTATAGTGAAGCACATTTGACCACTGACTGATCCCACAGTCATCAGTGGGCTCACAGTTGTAGTACCCAAACAATCCAGAAGAGGTCACAGCAAATCAGATAGCTGAACTCCTGAGAGAGAGTGCTCATCAAGTGAAGCAAAGGCCAGAGGGATCTACCACAAGGGATAAAGCTGAAAAGAGAAATAGGGGGAAATCCCACCAAAAAACCCAAAGCAAAGATGCATTCAGGAAATGTGCCTAAAAACTTTATAACTACAACTGATACAGCTTCCTTTAATGGTTAAGATGGGCACCACTGTCACTGGAGTCCCTTGTAATTCTTACCTATCACTTTGAATATTCTTGTTTAGTACTTGTTGTActtgttgttgtttagtttcTATTCTTTTTATGATGACTGATGTGCATCTGGAATGTTTCCACTAATTTGCCCCTATGTATGTTTGTCTGATCTAAACAAGCAGAGTGCTGTGTTGAGGGTTGAAGTCACTCAGCACAGGGATATATTTCATCTTGAAGGGGGGGCTGATCTGACTCTGTGAGGGCCGATCTTTGTAAATTAGCTGCCTGTGTCTCTTTACGAGCCTCCGATTGATTATTCGATTGATTTCATTTGCTTTAAATCTTGCTTGTATTGATTGTAGGGCGGCAGTGAGGACAGCGTTTGCTCAAGTAAAAGTTTATGTGTGTTATATTTGTAGGCGCcatgtgctgtgttgtgtgtgtgtgtgtgtgtgtgtgtgtgtgtgtgtactgtaggGCAGTAAAAGGATGAAAACTGCTAAAGTCAAGACGAGACaaaatctttttatttcattaaaaaaactgaatgcCACTTTAAAGAAACATTAGGAAAATATCTAATTTTTACAAGCAAGAGTCTACATCCAGGAAGTTAGACCGTATACAATAGTTTGGTATCAATAAACACTTTTGGTCATCATCGATGACACAAATCAACTTTTTAGCAAATCAGTAAAATATCAATACTAAACTTCATTTATAAAGAGAGGACTTTACAGTGTAATAAGGGCAGAAGCAATATTACAAAACAAGTGGCAAAAGGAGCAGTAACATCATTAGTATGAAACAGATATTAGCGTTTCTCGTATTCCTACAGGCACTGTTGAACAGATTTGGCTGGTGCACTGGACGGGGCCTAAAGGCAAAAAGGATTAGGGGGGAGGAAATTGGTGTACATGCATTTCATAATCATAACTTTATATGACACATATTAAGTCAGCGCTGTGACCCTCACTCCCGCACTGAGCCTCATAAGCCTCTTAAAGGGATGGCAACATGAAATAGCAAAACCCCAAATAAAATACGTTGTATTAACTGTTATGTATTATAAACATTTCCTTTTATAGTGGGATAATATTGAAATTTAGGACACAGtgaattttaaagaaaatagaGATAACAATAGCAGCTAAAGCTCAATTTCAGGGGCGATTTAAGTGATTCCCTTAAAATTATAGAGGCTTTGGTTAGTTAGAAATCATTTTACCTGAGGATCATGTTCGAGGTGGTACAAATGCCTCACAATATCCAGCATggttcacataaaaaaaaaggtttccagTTCCAGAGACACTATGACATCTTCTAAATTGTTTGTTCTGCAGCACTCAAAGGCTCCAAACTGTCTTTTCTACATTATAGCAATAAATCAGCATATAAAGTTGACAGTCTCGTCTTTAAATCTGCTGTAACAGTGCGTATTAGTTCTGTCTAAATGACTTCCATGTCTGCCCTGAACccatttgatttcttttttattcaatCAGGACCTCTCTTGCAGCAGCCCCTCTCTCTATTTATAATTCAGCCCTGGGATTTGTAAAAACGTTATAGAATTACGAAATGACATGATAAACAGGAGTCATAACGTAATGCTGCGATACTGATCGCTCTCTTCCTGCAGTGTTTGTCACTGCGGAAGCTGCAGTGTAACATCACACACACCGAGTCTCCAATAATACTTTAATTAGTGTGAATTAAAATGGATGCAGGATGTCTGGTGTGTctactcctgctctctctgaaTTGAATCCTTGTACAGATGCTGTTTAATGATGTTATCTTTACAGCTTGCATTATAGTACCCCaaccaaacaacaaacacactgcagtttctttcattttcagagGCTGAAACTGTGGAAATAGAAGCGTTTAGCAGGGCGCAGAACAATCATTGTATATCAAAAGTCCCTCAAAAGAACCTATTCTATATCTCCAGATGCATCCCTCTCCTCATCTCCCGATCACCCCTCATCTTCACACCAGTGCATAATCAAACTGTCCTCTGTCCAGACCCTCCTTATGGTCTGTCCACGATGATGCTGGCATGCTGCTGTAGGGGTCCAATAATATACGGACGCAGCGAACCAGaaggaagagcagcagcagcacgagGAGGCCGACGAAACACAGGGCCCCTCCCTGCTCGGGATGCCCCGCCATGGGCTGCAGCACCGTCGGGCCCCTGGGGAACCCAGGTGGCGCAGGAGAGGAGAGATcatagtccacaaaccagtagTTTGAGTCACTCATTTTGGGAGTGAAGGAATGTTCAGGAGGATGAAATCATTCACTAtatacactttatttttcagtcagAAGCTCTGAGGACCGGCATGGCTCTGCAGGGTCATCTTAGTTACTGAGCGTGATTTCTAAACCCAGAGGGACATCACATAGTGAGATCAGGCAGATGTCAACAGATTGAACTCAACCAGTGATGTTTCCCACAAGCCACAGGGCAAAGAAATAGTTCCAGCAGAAATAACATGGGGCAAATCAGTAGTGCAAATGAATAAGCCCTCGGGTGAGCCAAGCAGCAAGCTGAGGCATGCTCAGTGAGGTTTAATTAGATTCAACTGGCCCCCTGTCTTTGTCCCACTCGCTCTGCAGAGAAGCTAACAATACAAAAGCTGAGGTCACTACTTTAACTTCAAATCATCTGCACGGTCCTCAGTTTGTTTGTCAATATTTCAAATGTCATCCAACAGCAGCCCTAGAGGGGCATTTAGTGTGATTACAGAGTGTATAAATCTCTATTGAGTGGCTGAAGATGTTCCATACATCAATCAAAGTGCTTGCAGGCTGTAAATGATCCACATTATGGTGCTTCAGAGAATGTTTCCGTTTTGAATCACTTGACTGGTTTGGCCGCGTTGCAGTGAGTTGTTGGTTTACTGAATGAGCTTCTATTTTTGTATCTTGAGTCACCAGGAACGTCTTCATTTGGGGATTCACTCATCAAGATACctgagggaggaaaaaaaagatgagacACAACGTGAGTGAGTTTCCAGCATGCAGAGGTGCTGAATGGAGGGAAAAGTCTGATTGATTCTTGGGGTTCAGAGCTCGACAAGAGGCTTGGAGCACGTCAAGGGTAATAGATTTTTACTATTTCATGGGAGTGAGGTGTTTCCAGGGTTCTCAAATCCCGCTGTACCCCTGTCAGAACACATgccaacaaaaaacacaacagtctcACTTTAAAACTGTTGTTATATACCCTGTCTGATCttctaatctttttttttgtgaggaAAATAACCGAGACAAGACAGAAGCACTATTCCTCTCCTGAACTCAAGCACAACATAGTACAAGATAAAtaaatcagacactgatgacGGAAGAGAAAAATGTGGAGGAAACCCTCAGAGAGTTGCTGCACTTTTGCACAGAAACACTCTCCGTTGGCGCTTTAATGGGCCGTGGAGTGGAGagacatttcctgctgtaggtGCACTCCCGAGTCAGCAGATTCTATTCCAGGAGGCTTCGTCTCCCTCCTTACCACCCAGCTGATCCTCGCAAAGAGACGTTGATAGCTCCCCTGCTCTCCAGATGATGGGACTAAAGGGCCAAGCACGGCTTTAATAGGGGACTTGAAGACATAATGAAAGAAACTGCCTGCCTCAGTATCAATTATCAAATGGCCTGTGGTTGCAGCAGGCTGGACAGTTCAGGTAGCTGCATGTAGAGAGGGAAGATAAAGGAGCGACTCAGTTGTCACCAAGTTAAGACAACAGGACAACACATTAGCCAGGGTCGGTCAGTGGAACGCACTCAGAACAAGGCTGCTAATGAAAAAGTTGTTTAATTACTTCTACGACTAATAATATTTTCCATTAAAGACTGCGTAACTTTCCTGCACAGATGGTTTTATAGTTTTAGGATGTGACTGGTTTTAATGAATGcccaaaaaaacatgaaagaaaatGATACAAGACTGAATTTTGAAGTtagtggtgtttttttcctcttaaatCCTTCAATCAGTCAAAATACAGTTATGCAACACAACCAACATTTTTGCTTCCCACTGCAACTCTCCTTGACACTTTACTTTATGCTACACTGGCAGAATGTATAGTAGTCGGGGAGAACTACCTTAATTAAGCTCCATCCTACGTGTTTTTTATCCCACCTGCTTCACAAGTCAGGAGGTCAAACGAAACTCTTCTTATATCACAAACTCGTCTAGTTCTTATTCACAAGCAGACTCAGCAGATATGTGGGTCAATTGAAGGTCGCAAAAGGTGACTGTTGTTTTTAGGTTGCTCACAACTGCACAGGTTACCCAAGGTCATAGTCATGTACAAACACCACAGAGCCGAGAACGAGGACGGATTCCCAGTgtggagaaaaacaaatacagcGTAAGAGAATATCAAAGAATGTGTAACATCAATTTCATACTTCATCGATTCTCATTGAGAGACCTGCTTTGGTTCCTAAGCAGCAGATAAATCTCACTGTGGTGCCTGACCACATCTGATTtacattacagaaaaaaaacagctgttctTGACCCCGGGATGACAGAAAACCACATGTCACAGGTTcactatattttaaaaaaagcaagagTAAAAAGAAGATTCACGAAAGCCTCGGGCAGCCAATAAATTCTGAGGACAGAGCACATGCAGTGACATATGGCGTCCCTCGTGGCTGTAATACCTGTAATACCTCCCATTTATACCTGTGGATTATGACAGCAGCTTTGAAAATGTCAAGGACTTCTCCAAATAAAAAGGGTGAAATCTAAAGTAAACCCTGAATGTAGGCCTGCCAGGCCAAACAACGCCAAATACACTGCAGCTGAAGCTCTGACTTTTCTGATTGTATGGTATCTAAACATGTTAGAAGAATAGCATCATGCAACACAACACTGTTGtctccaccttttttttaatccctGCTGGTAGTGATCTCTGATTATGTCACCTCCAAAGGCtttctgctgttgatgttttgcATTGTGGTGAAAAACAGTAAGATTCTTGATCACAGATATAAAGAGTTCAGAGATTCAAAGACAGGCATTTAAAACCTTCACCCAACTGATCCAGGTGAATATTTGTCTCATTTGAAACTTTAAATGACTCCACTGTATtacaaaaatcaatcaaatgtttaaaatgttggTACTTTGTTAATCAATCTGTAATTGGAGAAACTTTTAACATATTATCTCTTATTTTTGATGCTCTtagtgttgggaaggttacttaTAAAATGTAATAGGTTACAGAAAAGTAATGTCACTATTTAATTATGTCATCAAAGTATtccatttgattacttttctaacaaatgtttttttacagaaaatgcTATGTTTGGGTGTAACCTCTGTgcaatcaccaacattttgattagtatctgtaatttaattacatattttatcctcagtaactgtaactgattaaaattacatttattttttaatttaattacatgtaaatAGTTACTCCAAACACCAGATGCTGTAGTTTTCTCTACTGTATGACATATTAGCAGGGCAGTTAATTGGATCACTTTTGTAGCTATAAATAAGGGAagcatttatttagtttttttctgtttcttttctttcttttaaaacGTTGCATTTGTATAAATGTTCCACAGAAGGGTGAACCAGCCATGTTAACATTACTCCAATTAAATGGAGGCGAACTTACACAGCAGAACAAAGTTATAGCTCCGTTTAACAACTTGTAAACTTGTAAACGCGTGATTAATAAAGTCGCCTTCGGCCACGCGCAGCATGACATTCACATGTTCACAAGTTCACACAATGACAAACTGGAGGACGATCAGATTAGAGAACTTACTTCCCGGCTGTTGTCACAGGTGAGGGCATGTAATGAGGAACACGGAGTGGtgaagatgatggtgatggtgatgatgatgatcctGCAGatgttcagcaccgcagacagcTCCGGGCTCGTTCAAAGCCTGCACGCGGAGCTTCAGGTCTGAACTCTGTCACATACTGCAGCACCTCCTCTGCTTTGTCAGGAGCTTTAAGTCCGCTCAGTTTGAGGGATCCGCCCCACCACCCTGCCCACTCTCCGACTGTCCCTGCTGTATGGACTGCACACATAATCTGTTGGGTGGGATGAGTAAAGCGCCGGGAGCCGTGTGTGGCTTTTGCATTATGTAAGAGGAATGCGGGGGGGCACGGACACTGAGGGGCTCTGATAGATAGCCACGTAGACAATAAGTTTAGCAGTTTTATAGTTTACTCTGAACTAATAATTACTTAATTTACCTGTAAGTATTCTGGTTAACAGGTGACAGATGCAGAGGGAAAAGGACCATAATGCTAATTAAGTTAATAAAGTTTTTATCTGAATCGAGTCTCTGTACAAATTGCGGGCCATCCGAGAcaaatttgtaattttaatgAAATGGAATGGATTTGAATATAATTAAGTTcccataaaaaaatatataaagataTTTAAAGACAAATGTGATGAGATCTAAACTGTAATGACACTAGGGCCAGAggtgtcattgttttgcaagtgcAATGGTATGTGATTTTCATCGTATGATAACTGTCTCGGAAAAAGATGCAGTTTCATGatattacagaatttattattattattattattattattattagtaagGATGACCCTTcaaggaatgaaaatggaggggttatttttggttgaacaaacgttttattactataattgaaaattgaattggacatttttgttaatggaagtatgtgtaaaaagtttcCCCATAGAAAATTAGTTAAATTAAAGGAGATTCAATGTGccgttgcatttattttttagtaTCATAGATAAGCAAACCCAATAATGGCAGTGTCAGCAGCCTGAATCAAGCCTGGCTAATTTCATCCAGCATGCCAAATTGGGGccgatgctgggccaggtcatttttgaGAAGGGCCCAATGATGGTAGGATCGGCAGCCGGAATCTGGCCAGCTGATTTGGCCAGTTTCTGGGGCATCACTCATACCAAGACTCAGCCGAGTCAGGCAACTAGATGCGGCCCAGCTAATTTCATCTGGCATGCCGAGTTCGTGCCcatgctgggccaggtcatttctgATAAtggcccagtgatggcagtgtgaGCAGCTGGAATCTGGACAGCTGATTTGACCTGATTCTGGGGCGACATTCATGCCGAGTCTCAGTCGAGTCTGGCAACTGGACCCAGCCTGGCTAATTTCATCCGGCATGCTGAGTTCGGGCCGaagctgggccaggtcatttctgATAACAGCCCAATGATGGCAGTGTTTGCAGCCGGAATCTGGCCATCTGATATTGCCCGATTCTGGGGCGTCATATTTGCCGAGTCTCAGCCGAGTCAGGTTACTGGAGTCAGCCTGGCTAATTTCATCTGGCATGCTCAGTTTGGGCTGATGCTGGGCCACGTCATTTCTGATAACGGCCCAATGATGGCAGTGTTGGCAGCCGCAATCTGGCCGGCTGATTTAGCCTGATTCTGGGGCGTTATTTATTTAGAGTCTCAGCTGAATCAGGCAACTGGACCTAGCCGAGTTCAGGCCAAATCTGGGCCAAgtcattttggctacctggGAATATACAGGGTATGATAATCGTTAACTTTTCTATCATGGTATACCGTGAAACTGGTGTATTGCTGCAACCCTGTTTGCCCCCAAGTCAAGAAGAgaaagtcacaagtcaagtcccaagtcttaagctttgagttttgagtcctaaacaagtcatgaTGTGTGCTCCACCAAATGTATTAgcattttaacaacaaagtAATAATACATTAATTC includes the following:
- the ctxn1 gene encoding cortexin-1, translating into MSDSNYWFVDYDLSSPAPPGFPRGPTVLQPMAGHPEQGGALCFVGLLVLLLLFLLVRCVRILLDPYSSMPASSWTDHKEGLDRGQFDYALV